The following DNA comes from Ricinus communis isolate WT05 ecotype wild-type chromosome 10, ASM1957865v1, whole genome shotgun sequence.
AatgtgatattattttatttgtcatAATTTCCTTATAAACGTATAACAATATCTATTAATCAACATCATGTAATAcaaaaatatctattaatattGTAAATTTATGATAGCTTGATCAATTAAAcacaagataaaaaaataaaaaaatataaatttaattaaaaaaataaaaaaaaagcgtatttctgatatttttctaaaagataaaaatgaatttccCGAAAAGGCCATTCTACGCGAGTGGGCTAAAACTGGTATTTAAAGCGAGAGGCCCGTTAACGTAGAATGAAAATAGCTATTTGGTGGGATTGCAGTTAAAAGAGTTGCCCACACAGCAAAATCAATTCCAACCATTTTCACTTTCTCcacaagaagaaagaaaattgaaaagcaAGAATATGGGAAGAGAAGTGTCAGAGAGTTGTATTGATAGTCTACTCACCGAAATGGTATCATCATACTGCAATCGCTTCGATGCCAATAAACCTGAGCTCGCTGGCCGTCGGATCGAGGCCATTGGCTATCAGGTCGGTCATCAGCTCGCCGAAAGGTACTGTCGTTACGCACCTTTCCAATTCCctaattttcagttttaattaaaattcgtATTTTTTCTTGACTTCACGTATTATATTCCATTCTTATATacttaattatgtaattatacTTTAGTGTGTGTTTGGATCTTCAAATCTGAACTATGTCTATTTGTTCGGTCCAGATTTTATGTGTTTTCTGTAGGAAAATTTAAGAACCTGTGATTTTGAATAAACTCTAtgctgttatttttttatttactatttttacaattggtttctcttttttcttgtttggtGCAAGTCATAGTTCAATTGTATTCACtaagtataatttaattcgGTCAATTTTTGCATTTTCCGACTTTCCAAACACTCTTGAGGAAGGAGTAAAAGAGTTTCGTTTTGTTAGGTATACTATGGAGCGACCGCGTTTTAGTGACCATCTAGAGgcaataaagtttatttgtAAAGATTTCTGGTCTGAGGTTTTCAAGAAGCAGATAGATAACTTGAAGACAAATCATAGAGTAAGGTTTTGGATTCAACCTTGAATGGGAATTGAATGTAGTTGTATTATATGATCAATTggttttggttttcttgtagGGTACATTTGTATTGCAAGATAATAAGTTTCGGTGGCTTGCACGCATGTCTATTGATCCATCAATTGAAAATATTGGATTATCACAAGATCCTTCTGTTTTGGAGGAAAGCAAGTCTGCTCAAGCAATGAGTATGCATCTTTATTTTCCATGTGGGATCATAAGAGGAGCTCTTTCTAACTTAGGGATCCCTTGTGCGGTTTCTGCTGATATATCCAGCCTTCCGGCATGTGAGTACCTTTTGTTGTACAAACATGCAATAATaagttctaaaattaatcttGTTCTATATGAAATTGTCGCTGTTGTCATGTTCATGTAAGAAATCCAATATGGTTACTAGGTTTCCTACTAATAGCCTGAAATTGTTTTGGATCATTTTTGTGAGAGTAATTCTCTAAATTTGGACTTCCTTGTcattcaaaatagcatatgcTGCTGTCTTGCTTTGTGCCTCTATATAACATTTCTCATGTAGCCAGTTGCTGCAAAGTAGGTCATGATTTTTTTCTTGGTTTCTTAGTGTGGTTGGTTCACCAGAATCAAGTCCTCTTGTTCATATCTTAAGATCTGGTAAAAAGTTAGCTAGTCCAAGCATTTCATTGGTTCATATAATCACCTATCCTA
Coding sequences within:
- the LOC8288466 gene encoding trafficking protein particle complex subunit 6B isoform X1; the encoded protein is MGREVSESCIDSLLTEMVSSYCNRFDANKPELAGRRIEAIGYQVGHQLAERYTMERPRFSDHLEAIKFICKDFWSEVFKKQIDNLKTNHRGTFVLQDNKFRWLARMSIDPSIENIGLSQDPSVLEESKSAQAMSMHLYFPCGIIRGALSNLGIPCAVSADISSLPACSFVVRIKA